In Ignavibacteria bacterium, the sequence AAGCGGGGGGAACTTTAATAGTATGATGGCTCTTAATATATCAAAGCAACAGGTATTTGCGCTTGAAAAATTTTTCGAAAATTACCTTCGTGATCATTTTGAACATGCGGGATTTTCAAATGCGAAAAAAGTTTTTAATTCACTTAAATTATTTTAGTTTTCAGTTCAATTAAGGAGAGAATAATATAAGTAATACATTCTTACTGTTTTTAACGCTGTTATCAAAAAGAAATAAGGAGAAAAAATAATATGCCAAGAAAATCAATAATAGCGGCAGGTTTTGTAGTGCTGCTTTCAATAATCTTCGGAGCTGTACTTATCGCTAATTTCAGCGGTGTAAAAGTGGTACACTCAGATACACAGGTTGAGTTTAATACAACTCCGCCAATTACTGTTAACCCGAATGTTAAAAGTCTTAACGATGCTTTTATAGAGATCAGCAAAACTGTTACACCAACAGTTGTATATATTGAAGTGAAATCAAAACCCGGAAAAAATGAGAACAATGAAACTCCGGGTGATCCCAACGATCCGTTCAGGTTCTTCTTCGGTCCCGATGGACAAATGCCGGATCCGGGCCCGCAAATGGGAAGCGGTTCAGGCGTTATCATTTCAAAAGATGGTTACATTGTTACCAACAACCACGTTGTTAAAGGTGCCGGCGAGCATGGTATAAAGGTAGTTTTGACCGATAAACGCGAATTTGATGCAAAAGTTATCGGGCTTGATGAAAATACTGATCTTGCTGTAATAAAGATCGAAGCAAATGACCTTCCTGTTATGTCACTGGGTAACTCCGATAATATCCAGGTAGGTGAGTGGGTTCTTGCTATCGGTAATCCGCTTGGTCTCAATTATACAGTTACAGCAGGTATCGTAAGTGCATTGGGCCGTAATATTGGTGTTAACGGCGGCGGTTATGCTATCGAAAATTTTATACAGACAGACGCTGCAATTAACCCGGGAAATTCCGGCGGAGCATTAGTTGATGTAAATGGCCAGTTAGTCGGTATCAATTCTGCAATTAAAACCAATACCGGTTATTACCAGGGCTACGGTTTTGCAATTCCAGTTAACATCGTTAAATCAGTTACACAGGAGCTTATTAAATCAGGTAAAGTTGTACGCGGTTATATCGGTGTGCAGATACAGACAGTTGATGAAACCATGGCAAAGGGTCTTGGATTAGATAAAGCCAGGGGAGTACTTGTACAGAGCGTTCAAAAAGGCGGCGGCGGTGATGAAGCCGGTCTCCAGGCGGGCGACGTGATCCTTTCAGTTGACGGGAAAGAAGTAAATGCTTCCAATGAGCTTCAGGTAATTATCAACAGTAAACGCCCCGGTGATATTGCCAAGCTTACAGTATTCAGAGATGGCAAAACAATTGAAAAAGATGTTACTTTAAAGCCAAGGGCTGAAGAAGAAAAACAGACTGCGCTTAACAATAAAGAAGATGAAGGCAGTAATAAAGGCGTAAATTCCACTACCGTTAAAGGTCTCGGTATCAGCGTACAGGATGTTTCTTCATCACTGAAGGAAAAGTATAATATTTCCGGCGGTGTGGTAGTGACCTCAGTTGATAAGTTCTCTGAGACTTTCTACCGCGGCCTTCAGGAAGGTTCAGTTATAATTGAAGCCAATAAGAAAAAGATCAATAATGCAGGTGACCTTGCCGATGCTTTAAGCGGCAAAACTTCAGGTGACCCTGTATTGTTAAAAATAGTAGATAAAAGCGGTTCAGAAAGAATTGTAGCTTTAAAAATGCAGTAAAACAGTTTTTGATGAGAAAACAGTACGTAAAGTGCTGTTTTCTCATCTTCTAAATATCACGGGTTTACAGTATATGTTGTATTGACATTAAAAACATTTATAATTAACTTTGCATAAGTATTTTAGAGATAAATCCAGTAAATGACGAAAGTTTACATACTAATATTAAGCCTATTCTTTGTCTTCGGCACTTTAAAAGTGAGCGCCGATAATAAAGAACAGCTTGTGGATCTTAAGGGTAATCCTGATAAGTTCGAACTCAATCAAAATTATCCCAATCCATTCAACCCATCTACACAGCTTTCGTATGATCTGAAGACCGATGGCAACGTTAAATTAACAGTTTTTAACCTTGTCGGACAGTCTGTGCGGGTTTTAGTAGACGGCTATCAAACAGCCGGATACTATGAAGTTACATTTGATGCTAACGATCTTCCCGCAGGCATTTACCTCTATAAACTGCAGGTCGGTGATTATTCTTCTGTAAAAAGAATGACACTGGTTAAGTAGTTTACCCGTAATACTTATCATTTAATAACATTTTCAAAAAACTTACCATTGGGGGTAATTTAATGATCAAATTCATTACGAGATTTGTATTTACCATTTTTGCAGTTTTACTTTCAGCGTCAGCAGTCCTTGCACAAAATTCAAACTTATATGTTATCGATAGTTTCGGTGATCACACAATGCCCGGCTGGTATTCAGGCGGCGATCTTACCATGAAATATTCTCACAAAGAGGATAACCTCGAAAACGGCTACGGTGTAATTTCCTCACAAAACAAGAATATCACACCGAATTCGTTCGCAGGTATCATCAGAAAAGAAGAAAAGCTGCAGGTTGCTGAAAATAACATTCTTTCAGTTATGCTTCAGGGTATCAATAACGATATGTCAGCTACTATCCAGATCTTATTCGATAAGAATAATGACGGCAAGTATGATGAAAACACTGATGTCAGGCTTGAATCAAAACCGCTCGGCATGAACTTTTCAGGATGGAAGGAAGTCCATTTCAATATCACACCTTCTGAATTTAAGGTTATTTCAAAAAGCAAAGATGACGATTTTTCGATTTTAGAGCAGGAAGCGCTGGGAATCCAGTTCTCATTCCAGACCGGTAAAGAATTCGTTGCCGGACCTGTTGAAACAGGCGTTGCGATGATCTCTGAGCGTTACAGCAAAGAGCTTAAACAGGAAACCGCTCAGACAGATATGAATAACGGTGAATCATATTTTACCGCAAGGAACTATCCTAACCCGTTTAACCCCGAAACAAAAATTACATACACATTAAAGAATTCAACCAGCGTTAAAATTACAGTTTATGACCGTTTAGGCCGTGAAGTTGTGGTTTTAGTTGATGAATCACAGAATGAAGGCGAACATTCAGTTACATTCAATGCCGCTAACCTTCCTTCAGGTGTTTACTTCTACAGGATCAAAACCCCTGAAATGGTTGAAGTTCAGAAGATGGTATTCACAAAATAATTTTCTCAATCCTGAGCGCAAGCGAAGGATCTCATAAATAGTGCAAGAATTTTAAAGCCGCTCAAATTTGAGCGGCTTTTTTGTTTTACTGCTTGTCATACCCGCGAAAGCGGGTATCTTGTGGTAAATTTTAGAAAGTACTTTATTGACGGATATACAAAACTTCAAATTTAACATACAAATGTTTTATTAGCTCAAATAGGAAAATTATATTTCCATACATTATAGTCCAATCCTTCATTTTCGTCTGGATACCCGCTTTCGCGGGTATGACAAATATACATATTGCTTAATCACAAACTTCCGATTATTTTTACCTGCATTTAAAAATTATCTTATCAAAATGAAACTACCAATATTCACAGTTGATGCTTTCACCAACGAACCCTTCAAAGGTAATCCCGCAGCAGTATGTTTACTAAAAGAAGATATCCCGACAAGCCTCATGCAGGAAATTGCATTCGAGCTTAATCTTGCTGAAACCGCATTCATACTTAAAGAACCTGAAAGCGATGTTTACAGCCTCCGCTGGATGACACCTGTCAGCGAAGTTGATCTCTGCGGCCACGCTACGCTTGCATCATCGCACATAATGTGGCAGGAAGGCATTGCTAAAAAGGATGAAACCATAAAGTTCAATACCCGAAGCGGACTGCTTACTTGCAAATATAACAACGGAAAAATTACTCTCGATTTTCCCGCGATACCACAGAAGGAAATTTCATACCCGCCTGAGCTTATCGATGCAATTGGCGGGGTACAGCCAAAGTATGTTGGAATGACAAAATGGAATTATATCATTGAGCTTGGCAGCGAATCAGATATCATAAATCTGAAACCTGATTTTAATGTGATGCTTAAGCTTCCGGGATGGGGAACCATCATTACCGCAGAAGCTAATATGCCGGGTTATGATTTCATCTCCCGCTTCTTCGCGCCTGAAAAAGGCATCCAGGAAGACCCCGTAACAGGTTCAGCGCACTGCGCACTTGCTCCCTATTGGCAGGGCAGGCTCGGCAAGAACACGTTCAAAGCCTACCAGGCATCAGAACGAGGCGGTACACTTGATATAGTTATTGAAGGCGAGAGAGTTATGCTAACCGGCGAAGCTGTTACTGTAATAAGAGGTGAGATAGAAGTATGAATTTTAAAATTATCGAATATTTAATAGGATTAATCGATGATTGGAAAACCCTAAAAGGTTTTTTAGTGATATCGCTAATATTTATTATAATTTCCATTTGGATTTTAAGTGACACATTTAATTCAACTATATTATTATTAATAATAATTCTTTTCATAATCTGGATATTTTTATGGCTATTTTTTTCACGTATATTCATAATAGGAAATAATAATAAGAAAATAATTGCTATTGCTATATCTATCGACCCGGAAGTAAAAAGAAATTTT encodes:
- a CDS encoding T9SS type A sorting domain-containing protein encodes the protein MTKVYILILSLFFVFGTLKVSADNKEQLVDLKGNPDKFELNQNYPNPFNPSTQLSYDLKTDGNVKLTVFNLVGQSVRVLVDGYQTAGYYEVTFDANDLPAGIYLYKLQVGDYSSVKRMTLVK
- a CDS encoding Do family serine endopeptidase codes for the protein MPRKSIIAAGFVVLLSIIFGAVLIANFSGVKVVHSDTQVEFNTTPPITVNPNVKSLNDAFIEISKTVTPTVVYIEVKSKPGKNENNETPGDPNDPFRFFFGPDGQMPDPGPQMGSGSGVIISKDGYIVTNNHVVKGAGEHGIKVVLTDKREFDAKVIGLDENTDLAVIKIEANDLPVMSLGNSDNIQVGEWVLAIGNPLGLNYTVTAGIVSALGRNIGVNGGGYAIENFIQTDAAINPGNSGGALVDVNGQLVGINSAIKTNTGYYQGYGFAIPVNIVKSVTQELIKSGKVVRGYIGVQIQTVDETMAKGLGLDKARGVLVQSVQKGGGGDEAGLQAGDVILSVDGKEVNASNELQVIINSKRPGDIAKLTVFRDGKTIEKDVTLKPRAEEEKQTALNNKEDEGSNKGVNSTTVKGLGISVQDVSSSLKEKYNISGGVVVTSVDKFSETFYRGLQEGSVIIEANKKKINNAGDLADALSGKTSGDPVLLKIVDKSGSERIVALKMQ
- a CDS encoding T9SS type A sorting domain-containing protein — translated: MIKFITRFVFTIFAVLLSASAVLAQNSNLYVIDSFGDHTMPGWYSGGDLTMKYSHKEDNLENGYGVISSQNKNITPNSFAGIIRKEEKLQVAENNILSVMLQGINNDMSATIQILFDKNNDGKYDENTDVRLESKPLGMNFSGWKEVHFNITPSEFKVISKSKDDDFSILEQEALGIQFSFQTGKEFVAGPVETGVAMISERYSKELKQETAQTDMNNGESYFTARNYPNPFNPETKITYTLKNSTSVKITVYDRLGREVVVLVDESQNEGEHSVTFNAANLPSGVYFYRIKTPEMVEVQKMVFTK
- a CDS encoding PhzF family phenazine biosynthesis protein, producing the protein MKLPIFTVDAFTNEPFKGNPAAVCLLKEDIPTSLMQEIAFELNLAETAFILKEPESDVYSLRWMTPVSEVDLCGHATLASSHIMWQEGIAKKDETIKFNTRSGLLTCKYNNGKITLDFPAIPQKEISYPPELIDAIGGVQPKYVGMTKWNYIIELGSESDIINLKPDFNVMLKLPGWGTIITAEANMPGYDFISRFFAPEKGIQEDPVTGSAHCALAPYWQGRLGKNTFKAYQASERGGTLDIVIEGERVMLTGEAVTVIRGEIEV